Genomic window (Candidatus Hydrogenedentota bacterium):
CACGACGCCGTCGCGTCCAACGACAATCTCTTCGTAGGAGTCAATTGCCGCGGGCGGTGTCAGGGCCGATATCTCGATGTGCAGCCGATTCAGTTCCTCCGGCTGCACCTGCGTGAATCGGCGGTCGTTGAACGCCGCATTCAGCGCATTTGCATGAACGGCCTTGTACAGGGGCCGCGACGGGAAGATATCGCCAATGCAGCCGCGTAACTCTCCATTTTCCTCGAGGGTGACGAAGGCGCCGCGTATCCGCTGCAGATTGGGCGTGATTTCGACGCCGAGTTCGTTGATGTCGGGTACTTCGCGATGCTCAAGCGCATAGGCGATGGTCTTGCGCGCAAGCTCCAGAAGTTCTTGCTGGTCCGCTTCCGACAAAGCGCCCGCCGCGGCGGGAGAAGGCGCAACAGCCTTCCCCTGCTCCCACCTGACCATGAACGCGATGCTGAAGTAGCTCACGGAGTTCGCGAAATCGCCCGTGATGCGGCCCGACGTATCGTAGCGCAGCACGCGTGCCCCGGCGGCGGATGGCAACAGGGCCAGCAGGACGCTGACAGGCGCATGCCCGCACACGGTAGCTCCCGTGCGTTCCAGATACGCGGCGAAACCGTCCACGTCCTTCTTCTCGATGAATTCGCATGCCCCCATGTCGAGCCGCTCCAGTTCGGCGGGCACATCTTCCGTGAAGGGGACATAGCCGTAGCGCGGACCGTAGTGGGTGAAGTCGCTGCTGGCAATGATCAAGGTGTTTTCATCAATCAGTCCGCGGAGAATGTCCGCCATGGCGCGCGCCGTAGCGGCATCCACGCTGCCCACGACAATCGGCACCAGGCAGAATTCGCCAAGGACGTGCTGCAACAACGGCAATTGAATCTGGACGCTGTGTTCTTCCTCGTCAGCGTAAGGGATAGTCTGGAAGTACGAGTGCTCCTTCAAGGCGGCAATGAATTCGAGGTCCAGCGGTGTTTCGCCGAGCGGCGTGGCATAGTGCGTGGCGTCGGGAACGCTGGCCACGTCCTCCATCGGCATGCGGTGGCTTGGCCCCATGACGACCACGCGCTTGAAAGGTCTGCCCGTAACGGCTTTCATGCCGAACGCGGCCAC
Coding sequences:
- the amrB gene encoding AmmeMemoRadiSam system protein B produces the protein MGRWHSIGCYVVAFLLLVGLALAVWLAISWLKRAEPQPLPPERPKSVFRSPLAGQWYSADAAALAKDIEGYLDAAVVAPPDNIIALIQPHAGYQYSGGVAAFGMKAVTGRPFKRVVVMGPSHRMPMEDVASVPDATHYATPLGETPLDLEFIAALKEHSYFQTIPYADEEEHSVQIQLPLLQHVLGEFCLVPIVVGSVDAATARAMADILRGLIDENTLIIASSDFTHYGPRYGYVPFTEDVPAELERLDMGACEFIEKKDVDGFAAYLERTGATVCGHAPVSVLLALLPSAAGARVLRYDTSGRITGDFANSVSYFSIAFMVRWEQGKAVAPSPAAAGALSEADQQELLELARKTIAYALEHREVPDINELGVEITPNLQRIRGAFVTLEENGELRGCIGDIFPSRPLYKAVHANALNAAFNDRRFTQVQPEELNRLHIEISALTPPAAIDSYEEIVVGRDGVVLSKDGHSAVFLPQVAPEQGWDRDTMLKYLARKAGLPEDAWRSGATFQVFQAEVFEEAQ